Proteins encoded together in one Coffea arabica cultivar ET-39 chromosome 2c, Coffea Arabica ET-39 HiFi, whole genome shotgun sequence window:
- the LOC113725664 gene encoding heme A synthase COX15-like isoform X2, which yields MMESRLISAFRKTKSIVNQISSNSRLSRSEICIFNEPSLLIHSKTYTSFSSNLIPASQTSIIRSLSNLGFKAFRHHYPNYKGFCRLSFRNLSTAAAASIEKKDGLKLLVTAGPHARKLVGIWLFGSAAWVFSMVVLGGMTRLTRSGLSMTDWKFTGRLPPLTDEDWLVEFEKYKQSPEYKRSVEDPASEYAEPRVSPYRLAAHLTSAFVIYSGLFWTALSVVMPEPPAKSVAWVKGAAKVKRLAIPVSILVGITAVSGAFVAGNDAGRAFNTFPKMGDTWVPKDIFSMKPLLRNFFENTSTVQLDHRILATTTLAAIGGLWFSTRKLDLHPAIRSLIGSIVGMAALQVTLGVSTLLSYVPVSLGTAHQAGALTLLSLMLLLNHTVRRPSMSLLKTLPPVVKTVT from the exons ATGATGGAAAGCAGACTAATCTCAGCTTTCAGAAAAACTAAAAGCATAGTTAATCAAATTTCCTCAAATTCAAGATTATCAAGATCAGAGATTTGCATTTTCAATGAGCCCTCCTTGCTGATCCACTCAAAAACTTacacttctttttcttctaatcTTATTCCTGCAAGCCAAACCAGCATTATCAGAAGCTTGAGTAACTTGGGATTCAAAGCATTTCGTCATCATTATCCTAATTATAAG GGTTTCTGCAGACTATCCTTTAGGAATTTATCCACTGCAGCAGCTGCGTCTATAGAAAAGAAGGATGGTTTGAAGCTCCTTGTAACTGCTGGGCCTCATGCCCGGAAGTTGGTTGGGATATGGCTTTTTGGATCTGCTGCTTGGGTCTTCAGTATGGTGGTGCTTGGTGGCATGACACGATTAACCAGATCGGGGCTTTCAATGACTGACTGGAAATTCACTGGGAGGCTTCCTCCTCTAACAGATGAAGATTGGCTGGTTGAATTTGAGAAATATAAACAGTCACCTGAATATAAACGGTCAGTTGAG GACCCTGCATCTGAATATGCTGAACCAAGAGTCAGTCCTTACCGCCTTGCGGCCCATCTTACTTCAGCATTTGTAATTTACAGTGGGCTCTTTTGGACTGCTCTTTCAGTTGTTATGCCCGAACCTCCTGCTAAGTCAGTAGCTTGGGTTAAGGGTGCTGCAAAAGTTAAGCGACTTGCCATTCCTGTGAGCATCCTTGTCGGAATCACTGCTGTCTCAGGAGCATTTGTTGCAGGAAATGATGCT GGTCGTGCCTTTAACACTTTCCCAAAAATGGGTGATACATGGGTTCCAAAAGATATTTTCAGTATGAAGCCTCTTCTGCGGAACTTCTTTGAGAATACATCAACTGTGCAG CTTGATCATCGTATACTTGCCACTACGACTTTAGCAGCAATTGGTGGCTTATGGTTCTCAACTCGGAAACTAGACCTGCATCCTGCCATACGTTCCTTGATCGGAAGTATAGTAGGCATGGCGGCTCTGCAG GTCACTTTGGGAGTATCAACTCTTCTGTCATACGTACCTGTGTCACTTGGCACAGCTCATCAAGCCGGAGCTCTAACGCTTCTAAGTCTGATGCTTCTGCTCAATCACACCGTACGTCGGCCTTCGATGTCACTTCTGAAGACTCTGCCTCCTGTCGTAAAAACAGTCACCTAG
- the LOC113725661 gene encoding protein trichome birefringence-like 36, with translation MGAKAKISWPLMWLLFLCFFLLNLSDGESSRYEQEELSWLADNDDEINMIQGRHASLRRCDLTSGKWVYDQTYPLYDPSTCPYLTTAVTCQKNGRPDSDYEKWRWKPDGCTIPRFDALEFLGRMRRRRIMLVGDSIMRNQWESLVCLVQSVIPTARKMVTYHGPAMAFQALDYETSIEFCWAPFLVELKKETGGKRILHLDLIEENAKYWRGVDVLVFDSAHWWTHSDQYSSWDFLADGNNAYTTMNPMVAYEKGLTTWAKWIDLNLDPRRSRVFFRSMSPRHNRDNGWKCYNQKEPLQYFSHPHVPPQLPVLRGVLRRMRFPVYLQDITTLSALRRDGHPSVYGRSIGQEEKQHVKGYTSDCSHWCLPGVPDTWNEMLNVLL, from the exons ATGGGAGCCAAGGCTAAGATCAGTTGGCCATTAATGTGGCTTTTGTTCTTGTGCTTTTTCCTACTGAATTTGTCTGATGGTGAATCTTCAAGGTACGAGCAGGAAGAGCTGTCGTGGCTGGCCGACAATGACGACGAAATTAACATGATTCAAGGCAGGCATGCCTCGCTCAGGAGATGTGATTTAACCTCTGGAAAATGGGTTTATGATCAAACTTATCCTCTTTATGATCCAAGCACTTGCCCCTACCTTACCACTGCAGTTACATGTCAGAAGAACGGACGCCCTGATTCTGATTATGAAAAGTGGAGGTGGAAGCCAGACGGCTGTACGATTCCAAG GTTTGATGCATTGGAATTTCTGGGGAGAATGAGGAGGAGGAGAATAATGCTTGTAGGTGATTCCATAATGAGGAACCAATGGGAGTCTCTTGTCTGTTTAGTCCAATCTGTTATTCCAACTGCTCGAAAAATGGTCACTTATCATGGTCCTGCCATGGCATTCCAAGCATTG GATTATGAGACATCGATTGAGTTTTGTTGGGCTCCATTTCTCGTGGAACTGAAGAAAGAAACAGGAGGCAAAAGAATACTACATCTAGACTTGATAGAAGAGAATGCGAAGTACTGGAGAGGAGTTGATGTTCTTGTTTTTGATTCAGCCCATTGGTGGACTCATTCTGATCAATATAGTTC GTGGGACTTCCTCGCGGATGGAAACAATGCGTATACGACTATGAACCCAATGGTTGCATATGAGAAAGGACTCACTACATGGGCTAAGTGGATAGACTTGAATCTTGATCCTCGCAGAAGTCGAGTCTTTTTCAGGAGCATGTCTCCGAGGCATAACAG GGACAACGGCTGGAAATGTTATAATCAGAAGGAACCTCTTCAATACTTCAGTCACCCTCATGTCCCTCCACAATTACCTGTATTAAGAGGGGTGCTACGAAGGATGAGATTTCCAGTATATCTGCAGGATATTACTACATTGTCAGCACTTAGAAGAGACGGCCATCCATCTGTTTATGGTAGATCCATAGGCCAAGAAGAGAAACAGCACGTCAAAGGGTATACCTCTGATTGTAGCCATTGGTGCCTCCCTGGAGTTCCTGATACCTGGAATGAAATGTTAAATGTTCTACTATGA
- the LOC113725663 gene encoding germin-like protein subfamily 3 member 2, with protein MASKVTVFLVLLIHIYAVSSSDPDPVYDFCVPRTNLSSDALSCKNSTLVTVEDFVYSGIKSPGDFKETGFAATPVSSTVFPGLNTLGMSFVRADFAAGGVNVPHYHPRATEVGFVLEGKIYSGFIDTKNKVFARVLEKGEVMVFPRGLVHFQMNVGDSPATILGSFDSQNPGLVKIPAAIFGSEIKDELLLKAFGFNSKELAKLRKHFES; from the coding sequence ATGGCTTCCAAGGTGACAGTTTTCTTAGTACTTCTCATCCATATCTATGCAGTTTCATCTTCAGATCCTGATCCCGTCTATGATTTTTGCGTACCAAGAACAAATCTTTCATCCGATGCCCTTTCTTGCAAAAACTCAACATTGGTCACAGTTGAAGATTTTGTATATTCAGGTATAAAAAGCCCTGGCGATTTCAAGGAAACTGGTTTTGCAGCCACTCCAGTTAGCTCAACTGTTTTTCCCGGATTAAACACGCTGGGGATGTCATTTGTACGTGCTGATTTTGCTGCAGGTGGGGTTAATGTCCCGCACTATCATCCAAGAGCAACTGAGGTCGGATTTGTGCTGGAGGGAAAGATTTATTCCGGGTTTATTGATACAAAAAACAAAGTTTTTGCTAGAGTGCTCGAGAAGGGTGAGGTGATGGTCTTTCCAAGGGGTCTTGTACACTTTCAGATGAATGTTGGAGATTCACCAGCTACGATACTAGGAAGTTTTGACAGTCAGAATCCAGGGTTGGTGAAAATTCCAGCTGCTATTTTTGGATCTGAAATTAAAGATGAGCTTTTGCTGAAGGCTTTTGGATTCAATTCCAAGGAGCTCGCTAAATTGAGGAAGCACTTTGAATCCTAG
- the LOC113725664 gene encoding heme A synthase COX15-like isoform X1, protein MMESRLISAFRKTKSIVNQISSNSRLSRSEICIFNEPSLLIHSKTYTSFSSNLIPASQTSIIRSLSNLGFKAFRHHYPNYKGFCRLSFRNLSTAAAASIEKKDGLKLLVTAGPHARKLVGIWLFGSAAWVFSMVVLGGMTRLTRSGLSMTDWKFTGRLPPLTDEDWLVEFEKYKQSPEYKRVNKGMSIDDFKFIYWMEYAHRMWGRALGIMFALPFSYFFRKGYITLQLGLRLSGLFALGAGQGLIGWWMVKSGLEDPASEYAEPRVSPYRLAAHLTSAFVIYSGLFWTALSVVMPEPPAKSVAWVKGAAKVKRLAIPVSILVGITAVSGAFVAGNDAGRAFNTFPKMGDTWVPKDIFSMKPLLRNFFENTSTVQLDHRILATTTLAAIGGLWFSTRKLDLHPAIRSLIGSIVGMAALQVTLGVSTLLSYVPVSLGTAHQAGALTLLSLMLLLNHTVRRPSMSLLKTLPPVVKTVT, encoded by the exons ATGATGGAAAGCAGACTAATCTCAGCTTTCAGAAAAACTAAAAGCATAGTTAATCAAATTTCCTCAAATTCAAGATTATCAAGATCAGAGATTTGCATTTTCAATGAGCCCTCCTTGCTGATCCACTCAAAAACTTacacttctttttcttctaatcTTATTCCTGCAAGCCAAACCAGCATTATCAGAAGCTTGAGTAACTTGGGATTCAAAGCATTTCGTCATCATTATCCTAATTATAAG GGTTTCTGCAGACTATCCTTTAGGAATTTATCCACTGCAGCAGCTGCGTCTATAGAAAAGAAGGATGGTTTGAAGCTCCTTGTAACTGCTGGGCCTCATGCCCGGAAGTTGGTTGGGATATGGCTTTTTGGATCTGCTGCTTGGGTCTTCAGTATGGTGGTGCTTGGTGGCATGACACGATTAACCAGATCGGGGCTTTCAATGACTGACTGGAAATTCACTGGGAGGCTTCCTCCTCTAACAGATGAAGATTGGCTGGTTGAATTTGAGAAATATAAACAGTCACCTGAATATAAACG TGTAAACAAAGGGATGAGTATTGATGATTTCAAGTTCATTTATTGGATGGAGTATGCACATCGAATGTGGGGAAGAGCACTGGGTATCATGTTTGCTCTGCCATTCTCTTACTTTTTCCGCAAGGGTTATATTACTCTACAACTTGGACTTAGATTATCTGGGTTATTTGCTCTTGGTGCTGGGCAGGGACTAATAGGTTGGTGGATGGTTAAAAGTGGTTTAGAG GACCCTGCATCTGAATATGCTGAACCAAGAGTCAGTCCTTACCGCCTTGCGGCCCATCTTACTTCAGCATTTGTAATTTACAGTGGGCTCTTTTGGACTGCTCTTTCAGTTGTTATGCCCGAACCTCCTGCTAAGTCAGTAGCTTGGGTTAAGGGTGCTGCAAAAGTTAAGCGACTTGCCATTCCTGTGAGCATCCTTGTCGGAATCACTGCTGTCTCAGGAGCATTTGTTGCAGGAAATGATGCT GGTCGTGCCTTTAACACTTTCCCAAAAATGGGTGATACATGGGTTCCAAAAGATATTTTCAGTATGAAGCCTCTTCTGCGGAACTTCTTTGAGAATACATCAACTGTGCAG CTTGATCATCGTATACTTGCCACTACGACTTTAGCAGCAATTGGTGGCTTATGGTTCTCAACTCGGAAACTAGACCTGCATCCTGCCATACGTTCCTTGATCGGAAGTATAGTAGGCATGGCGGCTCTGCAG GTCACTTTGGGAGTATCAACTCTTCTGTCATACGTACCTGTGTCACTTGGCACAGCTCATCAAGCCGGAGCTCTAACGCTTCTAAGTCTGATGCTTCTGCTCAATCACACCGTACGTCGGCCTTCGATGTCACTTCTGAAGACTCTGCCTCCTGTCGTAAAAACAGTCACCTAG
- the LOC113721678 gene encoding uncharacterized protein, whose protein sequence is MLGFSAAVASLSPVSTDVVNLAAVLATPRVLRAVTALPLFVRITNTISPSNLEHLSSMMMSLRSNSCSSVKAMAKAGALSAPTTPARGRKHALISLSDKTDVAVLGSGLQELGIAAGLG, encoded by the exons ATGCTAGGGTTTAGTGCAGCTGTTGCCTCTCTTTCCCCTGTCTCGACTGACGTCGTCAATTTAGCCGCCGTCCTCGCCACCCCACGCGTTCTACGCGCCGTCACTGCTCTTCCTCTCTTCGTTCGAATAACAAATACTATCTCTCCTTCCAACCTGGAG CATCTGTCTTCGATGATGATGTCATTAAGGTCCAATAGTTGTTCTTCAGTTAAAGCCATGGCTAAAGCTGGTGCTCTTTCAGCACCCACGACACCCGCGCGTG GGAGGAAGCACGCTTTGATTTCGTTATCAGATAAAACGGATGTGGCTGTTCTTGGCAGTGGACTTCAGGAACTGGG GATTGCAGCTGGCTTGGGATAA
- the LOC113725660 gene encoding uncharacterized protein: MLGFSAAVASRSPVSTDAANLAAVLAAPSAPRAIAALPLFVRITNTISPSNLEYLSSSMTSLRSNSCSSVKAMAEAGALSAPTTPAHGRKHALISLSDKTDVAILGSGLQELGYTIISTGGTASALESDGLSVTKVEDVTGFPEMLDGRVKTLHPSIHGGILARRDLEHHMEALDKHKIGTIEVVVVNLYPFYEKVSSSSGISFEDAIENIDIGGPAMIRAAAKNHKDVLVVVDPEDYPALLEFLRGKQDNQQFRRKLSQKAFQYAASYDTAVSEWLWKQTSEDKFPPNMTVSLSLKSALRYGENPHQKAAFYVDKSLAEVNGGGIATAIQHHGKEMSYNNYLDADAAWNCVCEFNRPTCVIVKHTNPCGVASRDDIVEAYRLAVKADPVSAFGGIVAFNVEVDEVLAKDIREFRSPTDNETRMFYEIVVAPKYTKKGLEVLRGKSKTLRILEASKNSKGKLSLRQVGGGWLAQDSDDLVPEDIEFKSVADKAPQESELSDARFAWLCAKHVKSNAIVIAKDNCMLGMGSGQPNRLESFRIALRKAGDEVKGAALASDAFFPFAWNDAVEEACQSGISVIAEPGGSIRDVDAIDCCKKYGVSLLFTNVRHFRH; encoded by the exons ATGCTGGGGTTTAGTGCAGCTGTTGCCTCTCGTTCCCCTGTCTCGACCGACGCCGCCAATTTAGCTGCCGTCCTCGCCGCCCCTAGTGCTCCACGCGCCATCGCTGCTCTTCCTCTCTTCGTTCGAATAACAAATACCATCTCTCCTTCCAACCTGGAG TATCTGTCTTCGTCAATGACGTCGTTAAGGTCCAATAGTTGTTCTTCAGTTAAAGCCATGGCTGAAGCTGGAGCTCTTTCAGCACCCACGACACCCGCGCATG GGAGGAAGCACGCTTTGATTTCGTTATCAGATAAAACGGATGTGGCTATTCTTGGCAGTGGACTTCAGGAACTGGG GTACACGATTATTTCAACTGGAGGAACGGCATCTGCTTTGGAAAGTGATGGTCTATCTGTGACTAAAGTGGAAGATGTCACTGGTTTTCCTGAAATG CTTGATGGTCGAGTAAAAACTCTGCATCCTAGCATACATGGGGGTATCCTTGCTAGGAGAGATTTGGAGCATCACATGGAAGCCCTTGACAAGCACAAGATTG GTACAATTGAGGTAGTGGTGGTCAATTTATATCCATTTTATGAAAAAGTTTCCTCTTCAAGTGGAATATCTTTTGAAGATGCAATTGAGAATATTGATATTGGTGGCCCAGCCATGATAAGAGCTGCCGCAAAG AATCACAAGGATGTTTTGGTGGTGGTTGATCCAGAAGACTACCCTGCACTTCTAGAGTTTCTTCGTGGAAAGCAAGACAACCAACAATTTAGGAGAAAGCTGTCTCAGAAGGCTTTCCAGTATGCTGCCTCTTACGACACTGCAGTTTCAGAGTGGTTGTGGAAGCAAACATCGGAAG ATAAGTTTCCTCCCAATATGACTGTGTCTCTCTCACTCAAAAGTGCACTTCGGTATGGTGAAAATCCCCACCAGAAGGCTGCATTTTATGTTGACAAGTCTCTCGCTGAGGTTAATGGTGGTGGTATTGCAACTGCTATTCAACACCATGGAAAG GAGATGTCATATAATAACTATTTAGATGCAGATGCAGCGTGGAATTGCGTGTGTGAATTTAATAGACCTACTTGTGTCATTGTGAAACACACAAATCCTTGTGGAGTTGCTTCACGTGATGATATTGTTGAAGCATATAGACTGGCGGTGAAAGCAGATCCAGTGAGTGCTTTTGGTGGTATTGTAGCCTTTAATGTGGAAGTTGATGAG GTGCTGGCTAAGGACATTCGAGAATTTAGAAGCCCAACTGACAATGAAACTCGAATGTTTTATGAGATTGTTGTTGCACCCAAGTATACCAAAAAGGGGCTAGAGGTTCTTCGTGGAAAATCTAAGACTTTGAGAATACTTGAGGCAAGTAAAAATAGTAAAGGAAAACTCTCGCTCAGGCAAGTTGGTGGGGGTTGGTTAGCTCAAGATTCAGATGATTTAGTTCCTGAAGATATCGAGTTCAAATCAGTCGCTGATAAGGCTCCACAAGAAAGTGAGCTTTCCGATGCACGGTTTGCATGGCTCTGTGCGAAGCATGTCAAGAGTAATGCCATTGTCATTGCAAAG GACAATTGCATGTTAGGCATGGGAAGTGGGCAACCAAACAGGTTGGAAAGCTTCAGGATAGCTTTAAGGAAAGCTGGGGACGAAGTCAAGGGAGCTGCTTTGGCTAGTGATGCTTTCTTTCCATTTG CCTGGAACGATGCTGTTGAAGAAGCATGTCAAAGTGGGATAAGCGTCATTGCGGAGCCTGGAGGTAGCATCAGAGATGTCGATGCTATCGACTGCTGTAAGAAATATGGAGTATCCCTGCTTTTCACCAATGTGAGGCACTTTAGGCATTAA